One region of Clostridiales bacterium genomic DNA includes:
- a CDS encoding PD-(D/E)XK nuclease family protein has translation MLHLLYGPAASGKTDLLMGRIRTAVAARTPGQVLLVPEQYSHEAERALCAACGDSLSLYAEVLSFTGLARRVAAETGAGEAPLLDQGGRLLCMALALSQVAPRLRLFGAAARRPQMQQTLLGAVDELKTACVTPDALEATAARCPGYLGDKLRDLALVLAAYDAVTAQGHADPTDRLTRLAERIPASTLGRTGHFYLDGFTDYTRQELAVVRALLTAGADVTVCLTLDQLSGGSEIFGAARRTARVLLDMADDCGVQATVESCPARAADTPLRVLEQQLFSYTSAHFDDPAQTITVHTADDLAAECAWAAARALQIVQSGCRWRDIAIAVRGFSDYAPALERMCAYYGVPLYFARRTDLMQKPLVALIRAAYDIVTGGWDAEDVSAYLRTGLAGLTPEETDTLENYVLLWSIRGSAWTRPTPWQQHPDGYGAPDTDESAARLKEINDLRQRAAGPLRQLGAESSAAATAEAQAMALADFLERLHLAQRLDALAESLRAEGRAALAAEYAQLWELTVGALEQFAAILGDTEMDADTFATLFVRMLACYDIGTIPVALDRVTAGDLDRMRRRGIRHLIVLGASDDRLPRAGEPDGVFSPEERRELLELELDIGGGTDDALWREYNLIYQCVTLPAETLAVSYPLFDGNGTPTRPSFLVTRIAQLFGTLPRPANPDAQRLLAAAPALELAGRTLRGATDPAAVAARAWFRQHDPAALAALTRAAHTARGRLSPERVRALYGKRLYLSASKAERFSACRYAYFLQYGLKARPRRPAAFNPPEIGTFFHYVLQHTAQDATDAGGFAAVTDEQLGAFTDRWTQRYIHDELNDFREKSARFTYLFRRLCRQVRQVVADMAHELRAGDFVPLDFELNFADPEQIAPITLSDGEVTLNMSGVADRVDGWLHDGKLYLRVVDYKTGRKAFSLSDVWYGMGLQMLLYLFALERSGPARYGHEIVPAGVLYVPARDVLIPADRRLSPEEAARERAGAVRRSGLLLDDAAVLHAMEHSDTPQYLPVSPRRKTDALASAEQLGLLARHIETTLLDLAHELRGGSITADPYFRSGQDTACTHCDYLTVCHFTPGMGGDCHRVLTKLPADKVWSNLKGGTPDA, from the coding sequence ATGCTGCACCTGCTCTATGGCCCTGCCGCCAGCGGCAAGACCGACCTGCTCATGGGGCGCATCCGCACAGCCGTCGCGGCGCGCACGCCGGGGCAGGTGCTGCTCGTGCCGGAGCAATACAGCCACGAGGCCGAGCGCGCGCTGTGCGCCGCCTGCGGCGACAGCCTGAGTCTGTACGCCGAGGTGCTGAGCTTCACGGGGCTGGCGCGCCGCGTCGCGGCCGAGACCGGCGCGGGCGAGGCGCCGCTGCTCGATCAGGGCGGGCGGCTGCTGTGCATGGCGCTGGCACTGAGCCAGGTGGCGCCGCGGCTGCGGCTGTTCGGCGCGGCCGCCCGCCGGCCGCAGATGCAGCAGACGCTCCTCGGCGCGGTCGATGAGCTCAAGACCGCGTGCGTCACGCCCGACGCGCTCGAGGCCACGGCCGCGCGCTGCCCCGGCTATCTGGGCGACAAGCTGCGCGACCTTGCGCTCGTGCTCGCGGCGTATGACGCCGTGACCGCGCAGGGGCACGCAGACCCCACCGACCGGCTGACCCGCCTGGCCGAGCGCATCCCCGCGAGCACGCTTGGCCGCACGGGACATTTTTACCTCGACGGCTTCACCGACTACACGCGGCAGGAGCTGGCCGTCGTGCGCGCGCTGCTGACCGCCGGCGCGGACGTGACGGTCTGCCTCACGCTCGATCAGCTCTCCGGCGGCAGCGAGATCTTCGGCGCTGCCCGGCGCACGGCGCGCGTCCTGCTCGACATGGCGGACGACTGCGGCGTGCAGGCCACGGTCGAGTCCTGCCCCGCCCGCGCGGCCGACACGCCGCTGCGCGTACTCGAGCAGCAGCTGTTTTCCTACACCTCCGCGCACTTTGACGATCCCGCGCAGACGATCACCGTCCACACGGCGGACGATCTCGCGGCCGAGTGCGCATGGGCGGCCGCCCGCGCGCTGCAGATCGTGCAGTCGGGCTGCCGCTGGCGCGACATTGCCATCGCCGTGCGCGGCTTTTCCGACTACGCGCCCGCGCTCGAGCGCATGTGCGCCTACTACGGCGTGCCGCTCTATTTTGCCCGCCGCACCGACCTGATGCAAAAGCCGCTCGTGGCGCTCATCCGCGCGGCCTACGACATCGTGACCGGCGGCTGGGACGCCGAGGACGTCTCGGCCTACCTGCGCACGGGCCTCGCCGGGCTCACGCCGGAGGAGACGGACACGCTCGAAAACTACGTCCTGCTCTGGTCCATCCGCGGCAGCGCGTGGACACGCCCGACCCCGTGGCAGCAGCACCCGGACGGCTACGGCGCGCCGGACACGGACGAATCCGCCGCCCGCCTGAAGGAGATCAATGACCTGCGGCAGCGCGCGGCCGGGCCCCTGCGGCAGCTGGGCGCGGAGAGCAGCGCCGCCGCCACGGCGGAGGCGCAGGCCATGGCGCTGGCGGATTTTCTCGAGCGGCTGCACCTCGCGCAGCGGCTCGATGCGCTGGCCGAAAGTCTGCGCGCCGAGGGGCGCGCCGCGCTCGCGGCCGAGTACGCCCAGCTCTGGGAGCTGACGGTCGGCGCGCTTGAGCAGTTCGCCGCCATCCTCGGCGACACGGAGATGGATGCCGACACATTTGCGACGCTCTTTGTGCGCATGCTCGCCTGCTACGACATCGGCACGATCCCCGTCGCGCTCGACCGCGTGACCGCCGGCGACCTTGACCGCATGCGCCGCCGCGGCATCCGGCACCTGATCGTGCTCGGTGCGTCGGACGACCGGCTGCCGCGCGCCGGCGAGCCGGACGGCGTATTCTCGCCCGAGGAGCGGCGCGAGCTGCTGGAGCTGGAGCTCGACATCGGCGGCGGCACGGACGACGCGCTCTGGCGCGAATACAACCTCATCTACCAGTGCGTGACGCTCCCGGCGGAGACGCTCGCTGTATCTTACCCGCTCTTTGACGGCAATGGCACGCCCACGCGCCCGTCGTTTCTCGTCACGCGCATCGCGCAGCTTTTCGGCACGCTGCCCCGCCCCGCGAACCCGGACGCGCAGCGCCTGCTGGCCGCCGCCCCGGCGCTGGAGCTGGCCGGGCGCACGCTGCGCGGGGCGACCGATCCCGCCGCCGTCGCGGCGCGCGCGTGGTTCCGGCAGCACGACCCCGCCGCGCTCGCCGCGCTCACGCGCGCGGCCCACACCGCCCGCGGCCGGCTCTCGCCCGAGCGCGTGCGCGCGCTCTACGGCAAGCGGCTGTACCTCTCGGCGTCGAAGGCCGAGCGCTTTTCCGCGTGCCGGTACGCCTACTTCCTGCAGTACGGGCTCAAAGCCAGGCCCCGCCGCCCGGCGGCGTTCAACCCGCCGGAGATCGGCACGTTCTTCCACTACGTCCTGCAGCACACGGCGCAGGACGCGACGGACGCCGGCGGCTTCGCCGCCGTGACGGACGAGCAGCTCGGCGCGTTTACCGACCGCTGGACGCAGCGCTACATCCACGACGAACTCAATGACTTTCGGGAGAAATCCGCGCGCTTTACCTACCTCTTCCGCCGCCTGTGCCGGCAGGTGCGGCAGGTCGTGGCCGACATGGCGCACGAGCTGCGCGCGGGCGACTTCGTGCCGCTGGATTTTGAACTCAACTTCGCAGACCCCGAGCAGATCGCACCGATCACGCTCTCGGACGGTGAGGTGACGCTCAACATGAGCGGCGTGGCCGACCGCGTGGACGGCTGGCTGCACGACGGCAAGCTCTACCTGCGCGTCGTTGACTACAAGACCGGGCGCAAGGCGTTCTCGCTCTCGGACGTATGGTACGGCATGGGGCTGCAGATGCTGCTGTACCTCTTCGCGCTCGAGCGCTCCGGCCCTGCGCGCTACGGGCACGAGATCGTGCCGGCCGGCGTGCTCTACGTTCCGGCGCGCGACGTGCTCATCCCTGCCGACCGCCGGCTCTCGCCGGAGGAGGCGGCCCGAGAGCGCGCCGGCGCTGTGCGCCGCTCCGGCCTGCTGCTCGACGATGCCGCCGTGCTGCACGCCATGGAGCACAGCGACACGCCGCAGTACCTGCCCGTCTCGCCCCGTCGCAAAACGGACGCGCTCGCAAGCGCGGAGCAGCTCGGCCTGCTCGCGCGGCATATTGAAACGACACTGCTCGACCTCGCGCACGAGCTGCGCGGCGGTAGCATCACGGCCGACCCCTACTTCCGCTCCGGGCAGGACACGGCCTGCACGCACTGCGACTATCTGACCGTCTGCCACTTCACGCCCGGCATGGGGGGCGACTGCCACCGTGTGCTCACCAAGCTCCCGGCCGACAAGGTCTGGAGCAACCTGAAAGGAGGCACGCCGGATGCCTGA